A portion of the Eubacterium maltosivorans genome contains these proteins:
- a CDS encoding 4Fe-4S double cluster binding domain-containing protein — protein MNPLNEKIEALGKGLGAAQVGFADLSSLENGLNLGYPGAVSVVVRLSKGILAQIEDAPTATYFSHYRIVNRLIDEITLRVALALEEGGAMTLAVPASQSLPSVKGENPYRGLFAHKTAAVLAGMGWIGKSALFIHRDYGPAVRLGTVLTDAPLDTVAVLAESECGSCQACVKACPSMSIEGKLWKPGMERSYLLDAHSCSEHMKEAYQHIGRGSVCGLCMVSCPHFRKNL, from the coding sequence ATGAATCCATTAAATGAAAAAATAGAGGCTCTGGGAAAGGGGCTCGGGGCGGCGCAGGTTGGCTTTGCGGATTTGAGCAGCCTGGAGAATGGGCTAAACCTGGGCTATCCCGGCGCCGTGTCGGTGGTGGTGCGCCTTTCTAAGGGGATTTTGGCCCAGATAGAGGACGCGCCCACAGCCACCTATTTCAGCCATTACCGCATTGTCAACCGCCTGATCGACGAGATTACCCTGAGGGTGGCACTGGCCCTTGAGGAAGGGGGTGCGATGACGCTGGCTGTTCCGGCCTCCCAGTCGCTGCCCTCTGTAAAGGGCGAAAACCCATACCGGGGGCTATTCGCTCACAAAACTGCAGCGGTCCTTGCCGGCATGGGGTGGATTGGTAAGAGCGCCCTGTTCATCCACAGAGATTACGGCCCCGCAGTGCGGCTGGGAACGGTGCTGACCGACGCACCGCTTGATACTGTGGCAGTCCTAGCGGAGAGCGAATGCGGCAGCTGCCAGGCCTGTGTGAAGGCCTGTCCGTCCATGTCCATCGAGGGAAAGCTCTGGAAGCCGGGTATGGAGCGCAGCTATCTGTTAGACGCCCACAGCTGCAGCGAGCATATGAAGGAAGCTTATCAGCACATTGGCCGCGGCTCGGTCTGTGGTCTGTGCATGGTGAGCTGTCCGCATTTCAGGAAAAACCTGTGA
- a CDS encoding DUF975 family protein, which yields MRNMTSQDMKLSAKVQLKGHWGAAVLIMFITWLAIAGVPTIMLLLEKVIFNVDLNAEVYDRVSNIVSFVLAGPLSYGASRFYMNLYHGREAGVADLFTGFNRFGRCFLASLAMGILTFLWALLLIIPGIIAAISYSQTYYLLNDYETLSFMDAITLSKLMMRDYKLEYFLLCLTFIGWWLLVVVTLGIAIIVVGPYLNATFANFYMGLKEERQEIIDRFMAGNQN from the coding sequence ATGAGAAACATGACAAGTCAGGACATGAAACTGTCCGCTAAGGTACAACTCAAGGGACACTGGGGAGCGGCTGTTTTGATCATGTTCATCACATGGCTGGCCATCGCCGGAGTACCGACCATCATGCTCCTGCTGGAAAAAGTGATTTTTAACGTGGATTTAAACGCGGAAGTTTATGACCGGGTTTCAAACATCGTATCCTTTGTTTTGGCAGGACCGCTGTCCTACGGGGCCTCGCGTTTTTATATGAACCTGTACCACGGCCGGGAGGCAGGAGTGGCAGATCTTTTTACAGGTTTTAACCGTTTTGGCAGGTGTTTTTTAGCCAGTCTGGCCATGGGCATCCTGACCTTTTTATGGGCGCTGCTGCTCATTATTCCTGGGATTATTGCGGCCATCAGCTATTCCCAGACTTATTACCTGCTGAACGATTATGAGACGCTGTCCTTTATGGACGCCATCACCCTGAGCAAGCTGATGATGCGGGATTACAAGCTGGAATATTTTCTTCTGTGCCTGACCTTTATCGGATGGTGGCTCCTGGTCGTTGTGACGCTGGGCATTGCCATCATCGTGGTGGGGCCTTATCTGAATGCTACCTTTGCCAATTTTTATATGGGGCTGAAAGAAGAACGGCAGGAAATTATCGATCGTTTTATGGCTGGGAATCAAAACTAA
- a CDS encoding DUF512 domain-containing protein: MGKFKIEGVAPGSIFEELEIEKGDTLLTINGMPVADIMDYRYLQADEQLMIEVEKPDGEIWELDVEKDFEEDLGLVFDENMLETRTCKNNCVFCFIDQMPPGMRETLYVKDDDERLSFLLGNYVTLTNLTEAEIERIVRYRIMPINISVHTTNPELRCAMLHNRFAGSIMESLRYFADNGIGMNGQIVLCPGYNDGHELKRTLKDLMAFYPQMASVSVVPVGLSKYREGLAKLHKFDAEGARQTLDIIRDIQAQMRSRYGTNFVYASDEFFLLAGETLPDSVYYDGFPQIENGVGMMTDFKESLEAALSEARAIRRNDVPQKVGIITGRLAADFMRDCACKVRPVCGAEPAVYPVVNDFFGEDITVSGLVTGQDIIRQVPKGADRYLIPENMVRSHTHDLLDDLTTEEIEKALQAEVRIVPVDGAAFLEAMN; encoded by the coding sequence GTGGGTAAATTTAAAATAGAGGGTGTTGCCCCGGGCAGCATCTTTGAAGAACTGGAAATTGAAAAAGGCGACACATTGCTCACCATCAACGGAATGCCTGTGGCAGATATTATGGACTACCGGTATCTGCAGGCGGATGAGCAGCTGATGATCGAGGTGGAAAAGCCCGACGGCGAGATCTGGGAGCTGGACGTGGAAAAGGACTTTGAGGAGGATCTGGGGCTGGTGTTTGACGAAAACATGCTGGAAACCCGAACCTGCAAAAACAACTGTGTTTTCTGTTTTATCGACCAGATGCCGCCGGGAATGCGGGAAACCCTGTACGTCAAGGATGACGACGAGCGCCTGTCCTTTCTGCTGGGCAACTACGTCACCCTGACCAACCTGACCGAGGCGGAAATAGAGCGCATTGTGCGCTACCGGATCATGCCTATTAATATCTCGGTGCACACCACTAACCCGGAACTGCGGTGCGCCATGCTGCACAACCGCTTTGCCGGGTCGATCATGGAATCCCTGCGGTATTTTGCGGATAACGGCATTGGCATGAACGGGCAGATTGTGCTGTGCCCAGGCTATAATGACGGCCATGAGCTGAAACGGACGCTGAAGGACCTGATGGCCTTTTATCCGCAGATGGCCTCTGTGTCCGTAGTGCCTGTGGGCCTGTCCAAATACCGTGAGGGGCTGGCAAAGCTCCATAAATTTGACGCGGAGGGCGCCAGACAGACCCTGGACATCATCAGGGATATTCAGGCTCAGATGCGGAGCCGGTATGGTACAAATTTTGTCTACGCCAGCGATGAGTTTTTCCTGCTGGCCGGTGAGACGCTGCCGGATTCCGTCTACTACGACGGTTTCCCGCAGATCGAAAACGGTGTGGGTATGATGACAGATTTTAAGGAAAGCCTGGAGGCTGCCCTGAGCGAAGCCCGCGCGATACGGCGAAACGACGTACCCCAAAAGGTCGGCATTATCACCGGGCGGCTGGCCGCAGATTTTATGCGGGACTGCGCCTGCAAGGTGCGCCCTGTCTGCGGAGCGGAGCCTGCTGTCTACCCAGTAGTCAACGATTTTTTCGGCGAGGACATCACCGTGTCCGGGCTGGTCACAGGACAGGACATTATCCGGCAGGTCCCTAAGGGGGCAGACCGTTATCTGATCCCGGAAAACATGGTCCGCAGCCATACCCATGACCTGCTGGACGATTTGACAACAGAAGAGATTGAAAAGGCGCTTCAGGCAGAGGTGCGCATTGTCCCAGTGGACGGTGCGGCCTTTCTGGAAGCGATGAATTAA
- the der gene encoding ribosome biogenesis GTPase Der, whose amino-acid sequence MAKPIVAVVGRPNVGKSTLFNKLVGERIAIVEDTPGVTRDRIIADAEWQNHHFTLIDTGGIEPHTKDDILLQMRVQAELAIDMADLIVLLVDGREGMTASDLEVANMIRKHSKNVLLAVNKVDSQQLENNIFEFYNLGIGEPMAISAEQGLGLGDFLDAVIERVKKVYDEDEQEDDNLKIAVIGKPNAGKSTLINKMLGHDRLIVSDVPGTTRDAIDTEVRFNGRDYTLIDTAGLRKKKKIYEDIERYSIVRAIAAVDRSDVVLVLIDGEKGVTEQDAKIAGIAHNRAKPSIIIVNKWDIVEKDTKTMDKMKREIRDTLSFIDYAPILFISAKTGQRVSKIYETIDFVKSQTEKRITTGKLNEAMTEFIMMKQPPTKSGRRLKIFYASQTGVNPPTFVVFVNDATLMHFSYQRYLENKIRETFDFDGTPIRFFVRERND is encoded by the coding sequence ATGGCAAAACCGATTGTCGCAGTGGTGGGACGCCCGAACGTGGGCAAATCCACCCTGTTCAACAAGCTGGTGGGCGAGCGCATCGCCATTGTGGAGGACACGCCCGGCGTTACCAGAGACCGTATCATTGCGGATGCGGAGTGGCAGAACCATCATTTTACACTCATCGATACCGGTGGGATCGAGCCCCACACCAAGGATGATATTTTATTGCAAATGCGTGTCCAGGCCGAGCTGGCCATTGACATGGCAGATTTGATCGTGCTGCTGGTGGACGGGCGCGAGGGCATGACCGCCTCTGATCTGGAGGTGGCCAACATGATCCGTAAGCACAGCAAAAACGTTCTGCTGGCCGTTAACAAGGTGGACAGCCAGCAGCTGGAAAACAATATTTTTGAATTTTATAATCTGGGCATTGGCGAGCCCATGGCGATCTCTGCCGAGCAGGGCCTTGGTCTTGGCGACTTTCTGGACGCGGTGATCGAGCGGGTTAAGAAAGTCTATGATGAGGACGAGCAGGAGGATGATAACCTGAAAATCGCGGTGATCGGAAAGCCAAACGCGGGCAAATCCACCCTGATCAACAAAATGCTGGGCCATGACCGGCTCATCGTCAGCGACGTACCCGGCACTACCCGTGACGCCATCGACACCGAAGTGCGCTTTAACGGCCGGGATTACACCCTCATTGACACCGCGGGGCTGCGGAAGAAAAAGAAGATCTATGAGGATATTGAGCGCTACAGCATTGTGCGCGCCATTGCCGCTGTTGACCGGAGCGATGTGGTGCTGGTGCTGATCGACGGGGAAAAGGGTGTGACGGAACAGGACGCCAAAATTGCCGGCATTGCCCACAACCGCGCCAAGCCGTCCATTATCATTGTCAACAAATGGGACATTGTGGAAAAGGACACCAAGACCATGGATAAGATGAAGCGGGAAATCCGGGATACGCTGTCTTTTATCGACTATGCGCCTATTCTGTTTATCTCGGCCAAAACCGGGCAGCGGGTCAGCAAAATTTATGAAACCATTGATTTTGTCAAGAGTCAGACGGAAAAACGCATTACCACCGGTAAGCTCAACGAAGCCATGACAGAATTTATTATGATGAAGCAGCCGCCAACCAAGAGCGGCCGCCGACTGAAAATTTTCTACGCCTCACAGACTGGCGTCAATCCGCCGACCTTTGTGGTCTTTGTCAACGACGCGACGCTGATGCACTTTTCCTATCAGCGCTATCTGGAAAACAAAATCCGGGAGACCTTTGATTTTGATGGCACACCCATCCGGTTCTTTGTGCGGGAACGAAACGACTGA